The following proteins come from a genomic window of Pyxidicoccus sp. MSG2:
- a CDS encoding class I SAM-dependent methyltransferase — MTIWQSRALRETRAFIEPLLAGRRRVLDVGCGKGELAAVLARAGHEVTAIDVKQPTKRAAAPGVTWHETGLLEFESAPFDALLFVTSLHHITPLAEAVEHARRLLVPGGLLIAEEFSVEAPDAATARWYFETQELLAAAGRYPPSRIHGAPSMEPVSRWREEHAHDGEVLSEGWRMKEELGRRFELLGAQAGPYLYRYIGAGAAAHAEADAITDHVYSAEQRGIEAGTLKPVGLRLWARRPA; from the coding sequence ATGACGATCTGGCAGAGCCGAGCCCTGAGAGAGACCCGCGCCTTCATCGAGCCCCTGCTGGCGGGACGTCGCCGCGTGCTCGACGTGGGCTGTGGGAAGGGAGAGCTTGCCGCCGTGCTCGCGCGCGCCGGCCATGAGGTGACGGCCATCGACGTGAAGCAGCCAACGAAGCGTGCCGCCGCTCCAGGAGTGACGTGGCATGAGACAGGGCTGCTTGAGTTCGAGTCGGCTCCCTTCGACGCCCTCCTCTTCGTGACGTCGCTGCACCACATCACCCCGCTCGCCGAAGCCGTCGAGCATGCGCGGCGGCTGCTCGTGCCAGGGGGCCTGCTCATCGCCGAGGAGTTCTCCGTCGAGGCGCCGGATGCCGCCACCGCGCGCTGGTACTTCGAGACGCAGGAGTTGCTCGCCGCCGCGGGCCGCTACCCGCCATCACGCATCCACGGCGCTCCGTCCATGGAGCCCGTGTCACGCTGGCGTGAGGAGCACGCGCACGACGGAGAGGTCCTCTCGGAAGGGTGGCGGATGAAGGAGGAGCTCGGCCGGCGCTTCGAGCTGCTCGGGGCCCAGGCGGGCCCGTACCTCTACCGCTACATCGGCGCTGGCGCGGCCGCGCATGCCGAAGCGGACGCCATCACCGACCACGTCTACAGCGCGGAGCAGCGAGGCATCGAGGCCGGCACGCTGAAGCCGGTGGGACTGCGCCTGTGGGCCCGGCGCCCGGCGTGA
- a CDS encoding DUF3667 domain-containing protein: MSVAQPSPPSEPDAAVPAAPEAPCADCGAVLTGAYCAQCGAKRFARDEQRFTPYVKQLLQERLHLDGRLWRTLWLLITRPGFLTVEAHSGRFGPYVSARKLFLLVGAAYFLFGSGTFFRLDRMLGERAQRYDTFVEHSARELGVAPAVHREHMEARFQRVNKLAQLGGVLLLAGALPLLYRRPRRYFGEHLTFALHASVFRFLIGAVGQQLHLLTGSWLPSILLANSVFLVYLTVALRRVYGGSWLPTWGKAVVLCFVSILTVFLSIATGMTSVFIQWLPG, translated from the coding sequence ATGTCCGTCGCACAGCCGTCGCCGCCGTCCGAGCCGGATGCCGCCGTCCCGGCTGCTCCCGAGGCACCCTGTGCCGACTGTGGTGCCGTGTTGACCGGCGCCTACTGCGCGCAGTGCGGAGCGAAGCGCTTCGCGCGCGACGAGCAGCGCTTCACGCCGTACGTGAAGCAGTTGCTGCAGGAGCGCCTCCACCTGGACGGCCGGTTGTGGCGCACCCTGTGGCTGCTCATCACGCGGCCCGGCTTCCTCACGGTGGAGGCGCACTCGGGGCGCTTCGGGCCGTACGTGTCGGCGCGCAAGCTGTTCCTCCTCGTCGGCGCCGCGTACTTCCTCTTTGGCAGCGGGACGTTCTTCCGGTTGGACCGGATGTTGGGAGAGCGCGCCCAGCGTTACGACACCTTCGTCGAGCACTCCGCGCGAGAGCTCGGCGTGGCGCCCGCGGTGCACCGCGAGCACATGGAGGCGCGCTTCCAGCGGGTGAACAAGCTCGCGCAGCTCGGCGGCGTGCTGCTGCTGGCCGGAGCGCTGCCCCTGCTCTACCGGAGGCCGCGCCGCTACTTCGGCGAGCACCTCACCTTCGCGCTGCATGCGTCGGTGTTCCGGTTCCTCATCGGCGCAGTGGGCCAGCAGCTCCATCTGCTTACGGGCTCGTGGCTGCCGAGCATCCTGCTGGCCAACAGCGTGTTCCTCGTCTACCTCACCGTGGCCCTGCGGCGGGTGTACGGCGGCTCCTGGCTGCCGACGTGGGGCAAGGCCGTGGTGCTGTGCTTCGTCTCCATCCTCACGGTGTTCCTGAGCATCGCCACGGGCATGACCAGCGTCTTCATCCAGTGGCTCCCGGGATGA
- a CDS encoding cupin domain-containing protein, whose amino-acid sequence MSLLNLVSESAALPQAWRSRVLGKVGPANVKVLRMDALPLEEESHPYDEALLVLEGVMELSVSGVPTTVRAGELYLVEARTPHTVREGSQGTLVIIDL is encoded by the coding sequence ATGTCCTTGCTGAATCTCGTCTCGGAATCCGCCGCGCTGCCCCAGGCGTGGCGCTCGCGCGTGCTGGGGAAGGTGGGCCCGGCGAACGTGAAGGTGCTGCGCATGGATGCGCTGCCGCTCGAAGAGGAGTCGCATCCGTACGACGAAGCCCTCCTGGTGCTGGAGGGAGTCATGGAGCTGTCGGTGTCCGGTGTCCCCACCACCGTGCGCGCGGGAGAGCTGTATCTCGTGGAGGCGCGGACGCCCCACACCGTGCGCGAGGGCAGCCAGGGCACGCTGGTCATCATCGACCTGTAA
- the ettA gene encoding energy-dependent translational throttle protein EttA, translating into MAQNFIFTMQDLRKVKNSKEILKGIYLSFFPGAKIGVIGPNGSGKSTLLRIMAGVDTEFFGVAKPDPSAKVGYLAQEPQLDPTLDVKGNVELGLKEIRGTLDRFNEISAKFAEPMDDAAMEKLLAEQARLQDAIDAVNGWELDRTIEMAMDALRLPPGDADVTKLSGGEKRRVALCRILLEKPDLLLLDEPTNHLDAESVAWLEQALKEYKGTIVCITHDRYFLDNAAEWILELDRGEGVPWKGNYSSWLEQKQNRLALEEKSESHRQKTLKRELEWVRQSPKARQAKSKARIAAYEDLLNQSQEKREPTGEIIIPPAPKLGGLVVEAKGLRKAYGDRLLVDDLNFKLPPGGIVGVIGPNGAGKTTLFRMMTGVEKPDAGELRMGETVKLAYVDQSRDALNGDNSVFQEVSGGLDHLDLGKGGQIPSRAYLAGFAFKGQDQQKRVKDLSGGERNRVHLAKMLKSGGNLLLLDEPTNDLDVETLRSLEDALLSFAGCAVVISHDRWFLDRIATHILAFEGDSKVFFFEGNFQDYEADKKKRLGPEALEPHRIRYRPITKN; encoded by the coding sequence ATGGCCCAGAATTTCATCTTCACGATGCAGGACCTGCGCAAGGTCAAGAACAGCAAGGAGATCCTCAAGGGAATCTACCTGTCGTTCTTCCCGGGCGCGAAGATTGGTGTCATCGGCCCGAACGGCTCCGGCAAGTCGACGCTGCTGCGCATCATGGCGGGCGTGGACACGGAGTTCTTCGGCGTCGCCAAGCCGGACCCGTCCGCCAAGGTGGGCTACCTGGCGCAGGAGCCACAGCTCGACCCCACGCTCGACGTGAAGGGGAACGTGGAGCTGGGCCTGAAGGAGATTCGCGGCACGCTGGACCGCTTCAACGAAATCAGCGCCAAGTTCGCCGAGCCCATGGACGACGCGGCCATGGAGAAGCTCCTCGCCGAGCAGGCGCGGCTGCAGGACGCCATCGACGCTGTGAACGGCTGGGAGCTGGACCGCACCATCGAGATGGCCATGGACGCGCTGCGCCTGCCTCCGGGCGACGCGGACGTGACGAAGCTGTCCGGCGGTGAGAAGCGCCGCGTGGCGCTGTGCCGCATCCTGCTGGAGAAGCCGGACCTGCTGCTGCTGGACGAGCCCACCAACCACCTGGACGCGGAGAGCGTCGCGTGGCTGGAGCAGGCGCTGAAGGAGTACAAGGGCACCATCGTCTGCATCACCCACGACCGGTACTTCCTGGACAACGCGGCCGAGTGGATTCTGGAGCTGGACCGCGGCGAGGGCGTGCCCTGGAAGGGCAACTACTCCAGCTGGCTGGAGCAGAAGCAGAACCGGCTGGCGCTGGAGGAGAAGTCGGAGAGCCACCGGCAGAAGACGCTCAAGCGCGAGCTGGAGTGGGTGCGTCAGTCGCCCAAGGCACGCCAGGCGAAGAGCAAGGCGCGTATCGCCGCGTACGAGGATCTGCTCAACCAGTCGCAGGAGAAGCGCGAGCCCACGGGCGAAATCATCATCCCTCCCGCGCCGAAGCTGGGCGGGCTGGTGGTGGAGGCCAAGGGGCTGCGCAAGGCGTACGGCGACCGGCTGCTGGTGGACGACCTGAACTTCAAGCTGCCGCCGGGCGGCATCGTCGGCGTGATTGGTCCCAACGGCGCGGGCAAGACGACGCTGTTCCGGATGATGACGGGCGTGGAGAAGCCGGACGCGGGCGAGCTGCGCATGGGCGAGACGGTGAAGCTGGCCTACGTGGACCAGAGTCGCGACGCGCTGAATGGTGACAACTCGGTGTTCCAGGAGGTCAGCGGCGGGCTGGACCACCTGGACCTGGGCAAGGGCGGGCAGATTCCCAGCCGCGCGTACCTGGCGGGCTTCGCCTTCAAGGGGCAGGACCAGCAGAAGCGCGTGAAGGACCTGTCCGGCGGCGAGCGCAACCGCGTGCACCTGGCGAAGATGCTCAAGAGCGGCGGAAATCTCCTGCTGCTCGACGAGCCCACGAACGACCTGGACGTGGAGACGCTGCGGAGCCTGGAGGACGCGCTCCTGAGCTTCGCGGGCTGCGCGGTGGTCATCAGCCACGACCGCTGGTTCCTGGACCGCATCGCCACGCACATCCTGGCGTTCGAGGGGGACAGCAAGGTGTTCTTCTTCGAGGGCAACTTCCAGGACTACGAGGCGGACAAGAAGAAGCGCCTCGGCCCCGAGGCCCTGGAGCCGCACCGCATCCGGTACCGGCCCATCACCAAGAACTGA